Proteins encoded together in one Oncorhynchus mykiss isolate Arlee chromosome 7, USDA_OmykA_1.1, whole genome shotgun sequence window:
- the LOC110527699 gene encoding neurexophilin-2-like: MKVLGWTIVILSQWILRKAQGLEKQVAKGYPGLDLGPAGSVMKTLPYGMGEGAVGTGGGATGGVKPPYQTTSRIFSTGMDGVGNPPMKPPLKTPTYSFFNPYDWARNQSLLLDQTGYRNKRKPSLKTAQKTKKIFGWGDFYFNVKTMKFSLLVTGKIVDHINGTFTVYFRHNSSSLGNVSVSIVPPTKVVEFEVLQHHQPGLHAQLHPELTQITQQQTPHQSTIDPKEIKTFNCRVEYEKTNRSKKPKPCLYDPSQTCFSEHTQSHAAWLCAKPFKVICIFISFFSIDYKLVQKVCPDYNFQSDHPYLG; encoded by the coding sequence gcgCAGGGACTGGAGAAGCAGGTGGCCAAGGGCTACCCTGGACTAGACCTGGGTCCAGCAGGCTCAGTGATGAAGACCCTACCGTATGGCATGGGAGAGGGAGCCGTCGGCACCGGCGGAGGGGCTACAGGGGGAGTCAAACCCCCATACCAAACCACCTCCCGCATCTTCTCCACCGGCATGGACGGGGTCGGCAACCCGCCCATGAAGCCTCCTCTGAAAACCCCCACCTACAGCTTTTTTAACCCCTACGACTGGGCTCGTAATCAGTCGCTCCTACTCGACCAGACAGGCTACCGCAACAAACGCAAACCCTCACTTAAGACGGCCCAGAAGACCAAGAAGATCTTTGGCTGGGGGGATTTCTACTTCAACGTGAAGACCATGAAGTTCAGCCTCTTGGTCACGGGGAAGATCGTGGACCACATCAACGGCACGTTCACCGTCTACTTCCGCCACAACTCGTCCAGTCTCGGTAACGTCTCTGTCAGTATTGTCCCTCCCACCAAGGTGGTGGAGTTCGAGGTGTTGCAGCACCATCAACCAGGCCTCCACGCTCAGCTCCACCCAGAGCTCACCCAGATCACCCAACAACAGACCCCGCACCAGTCCACCATCGACCCCAAAGAGATAAAGACCTTCAACTGCCGGGTGGAGTACGAGAAGACCAACCGTTCCAAGAAGCCCAAGCCCTGCCTCTACGACCCCTCCCAGACCTGCTTCTCAGAGCACACTCAGTCCCATGCCGCCTGGCTCTGCGCCAAACCATTTAAAGTCATCTGCATCTTCATCTCCTTCTTCAGTATCGATTATAAGCTTGTGCAGAAAGTGTGTCCAGACTACAACTTCCAGAGTGATCATCCTTACCTTGGataa